From a region of the Rathayibacter sp. VKM Ac-2804 genome:
- a CDS encoding DUF3140 domain-containing protein, whose protein sequence is MSDETTDDEKRGIRDDFHDAVNMTVKEIEAWLEKDESKDVGQKPASGGESVGHHSGRRIIDILGTKQADLSDDDYAHMKKVTGYVARHSKQRPSGDVTETKWRYSLMNWGNDPLKG, encoded by the coding sequence ATGAGCGACGAGACGACCGATGACGAGAAGCGCGGGATCCGCGACGACTTCCACGACGCCGTGAACATGACGGTGAAGGAGATCGAGGCGTGGCTCGAGAAGGACGAGTCGAAGGACGTCGGCCAGAAGCCGGCGAGCGGCGGCGAGTCGGTCGGCCACCACAGCGGCCGCCGGATCATCGACATCCTCGGCACGAAGCAGGCCGACCTGAGCGACGACGACTATGCGCACATGAAGAAGGTCACCGGCTACGTCGCCCGGCACTCGAAGCAGCGGCCCTCCGGTGACGTGACCGAGACGAAGTGGCGGTACTCGCTGATGAACTGGGGGAACGACCCGCTGAAGGGGTGA